The Daucus carota subsp. sativus chromosome 9, DH1 v3.0, whole genome shotgun sequence genome window below encodes:
- the LOC108201201 gene encoding dof zinc finger protein DOF4.3: MVNPSSEMEQNLRCPRCDSEETKFAYFNNNKTSQPRYRCNNCKKLWTNGGKVRDLSSNGEERRVNRSRDSSPPIVSSAPPPPPLPSSMTSAGGIINETGRLNLTRPPPNHNQPPFKFVRMDIQNLSIKPLEPPHDVGQNNIVQQNQQVLIENYSQGFHAQQTPRNPLDIAWGNQSFLNTTHSSNYIEPNINTFGNNPIGGSTGGPSGSWGWSSTPVHLYIEPTNAHTFGENNNGMGGPNSDPSGLSSSPWSSSPPSYYIEPNNARNNNNPVDGSARDPSGSSSGAWSSRAWSSN, encoded by the coding sequence ATGGTCAATCCCAGTTCAGAGATGGAGCAAAACCTCAGGTGTCCTAGATGTGATTCAGAGGAAACTAAGTTTGCCTACTTTAACAATAACAAGACCTCTCAGCCTCGTTACCGTTGTAACAACTGCAAAAAGTTGTGGACCAATGGTGGAAAAGTCAGAGACCTCTCATCAAATGGAGAAGAGAGGAGGGTAAACCGTTCTAGGGATTCTTCTCCCCCAATTGTTTCATCAgccccaccaccaccaccactaccGTCAAGCATGACATCTGCTGGTGGAATCATCAATGAAACTGGAAGGCTGAACCTGACCCGCCCTCCACCAAATCACAATCAGCCTCCGTTTAAATTTGTCCGTATGGACATTCAGAACTTATCAATTAAACCTCTTGAGCCTCCACATGATGTGGGCCAAAACAATATAGTTCAGCAGAACCAACAGGTTTTGATagagaactatagtcaaggcttCCACGCTCAACAAACACCCAGAAATCCCTTAGATATTGCTTGGGGTAATCAGTCGTTCCTTAATACCACCCATTCCTCCAACTACATAGAGCCCAATATCAATACTTTTGGGAACAACCCAATTGGTGGTTCTACTGGTGGTCCATCTGGCTCCTGGGGTTGGTCCTCTACCCCTGTTCACCTTTACATAGAGCCAACAAATGCCCACACTTTTGGGGAGAATAACAACGGAATGGGCGGTCCTAATAGTGATCCATCTGGCTTGTCCTCTAGTCCTTGGTCATCTTCCCCTCCCAGCTATTATATTGAGCCCAACAATGCCCGGAACAACAACAACCCAGTGGACGGTTCTGCTCGTGATCCATCTGGCTCGTCCTCAGGTGCTTGGTCCTCTAGAGCTTGGTCTTCTAATTAA